A segment of the Catenulispora sp. MAP5-51 genome:
CGCTCTATCCGCTCCAGTAGTTTGCGAAATTCCTCGTTGGCGGGTCGCTCCACGAGGGCTACAACCGGAGGACCAGGACAGATATTTTCTGACCTGGTCTTCTTGCGTTATCGGGACGCGTCCTTCTTAAGTGCAAGGCCTCCGGCGAAGTTCGTGGGTGTCTACTCCACACGAGCAACCGGAGGCCTTGTGGCTTCTTTGTACGCGCTCGACGCCACGTGGCCACGCGTCATGTGGTCCCGGTGCCGGTCTGGATGGCCGGCCACGGCGGGCGGCCGGAGGGCTACCGCCACCGGGAAATGATCGATGCAGTGCTCTACCTGGTCGACAACGGCACGACCCACAGGCATAGGCTGAAGTCGTGAACCTGGTCGGGCGCGATCGCGAGATAGACGTGCTCAGTGGGCTGTTAGAGCGAGCGGCGCGGGGTGCGGGCTCCTTCCTCGTGGTACGGGGCGCGCCAGGGGCGGGGAAGACGGCGCTGGCGGATGCCGTCGCGACGGATGCACGACGGCGGGGCTTCGAGGTCCTGCAGATCGCGGCTGGTCCGTCAGGGTCCGGTCGGCTGCTGTGGGCGCGGTTGCTGCGTGACGCGGGTGGGACGCCGGAGGACGAGCGGCGGTTGCTGGAGCCGTCGGGGCCGCTCGATGTCGACGAGGCTGTAAGGGGGCTGGTGTCCTCGATCCCGCGTCTGATCGTCGTCGACGATCTGGACGAGGCGGGGCCGGAGGCGGTCGGGGTACTGCCGTTCCTGGCCTCCCGGTTGGCCGGGAGCGCGACAAGCGTCGTGGTCACCTGCGGCACGTCGATCGAGCCCGGGCCGGTGCTGCACCTCGGACCGCTGAGTGAGGCAGATCTCGGGACGCTCACCGAGGAGCAGCGCACCGACGTGCGGCAGGCGCTGTGGCTCGCCGCTTCTGGACTGCCCGGCCCGGCCCTGCAGCTGGCGGCGAGGGTGGCCGGAGCGAGCCCCGGCACGGACCCCGTCGCCGTTCTGGCCCTGAACGCCCCCGCTCAAGCGGAGTTCCTCATAGGCGACCCGCCATTGGTCCGCCTGTTGGAGACCGCCGCGGACCGAGATCTGCCGGCCGTGCTCCGAGCCCGGGTCCTGGCCCGGCTCGCCCGGGAACTCCTCGCCGAGCCCCGTACCGGCCCGCGTCGCCGCGAGCTGGTGGACGAGGCACTCGCGCTGGCCCGGGCCGGCGGCGAACCGGGGGTGCTGGCAGAGGTGCTGGACGCGCGGCTGCACGCGTTGTGGGACCCGGCCGCCTCGGCGGACCGGCTGGCCGCGGCGTCGGAGATCATCGAGCTCGCCCGCGCCGCCGGTGACGGCGAACGGGAACGCCGCGGCCTGTTCTGGCGATTCATGGCCCTGATGGAGCTCGGCCGGGTCGCTGATGCCGAAGCGACCCTCGCGGTGTTCGCGCGCGCCGCGGAGCTGGCCGGTGACGCCCACGCGGTCGTCATGGCCTCGGCCCGGCACGCGATGCTCGCCGTCCTGCGCGGTCGCTTCGACCTGGGCCGCCGCCTCGCGGAGCAGGTCGGTGCCGCCGGCCGCGCCGCCGGGCTGCCGGATGCCGAAGCGCTGGCCGGGACGCTCCGCGCCATGATCGGCATGGAGCGGGGAACGCTGCGGGAAGGGGCCGCGATGGCCGACGCGATGCTCGCCGTCGCCCGGACCCGCCCCGGCCACTTCTACGAGGCGACCGCCGCCACGGTGCTGGCCGTCTTCGGTCAGACGCACGAAGCCACGGCCGAGTCGCAGCGGGTGCTGCCGGACGTGCTGGCCGGCTCCGGACCGCGCTGGCTGGGTTCGGTCTGCGGGCTGGCTCTGGTCGCGGCGGCCGCCCACGACCACGAGGCGGCGACGCAGCTCTACCGGGTGCTCGCCCCGTATCGCGGGCTGCTGGTCGTCCAGGGCGGTGCGGCCTTCGTCCTCGGCCCGGCCGGCCACTACCTGGGGCTGCTGGCAGCCGAGGCCGGCCACTGGGACGAGGCCGTCGAGCTGCAGACGGAGGCGGCCGCGATGTGCGAGCGCATCGGTGCCCTGCCCGCGCTGGCCCACGCGCGGTCCGCGCTCGCCGACGCGCTCGTCTCCCGGGGCCGTGCGGGCGATCGCGAGGCGGCAGAGGTACTGCGTCAGCAGGTACGGAACGCGGCCGAACGGCTGGGAATGACTGTGTTCCTGGCGTCACTCCCTTCGGCGGCCGATCGCTGGCGGCTCCGCCAGGACGGCGAGGACTGGCAGCTCGACGCCGACGGTGAGCGCGTCCGCCTACGCGACAGCCGGGGCCTGCACTACCTCCGCGCGCTGCTGGCCGCACCGGGTCAGGAGATCGCGGCGCTCGACCTGGTGGCCGGTGGGCCCGGGGTCACGGCCACGTCGGCCGGGCCGGTCATCGACGTCCAGGCCCGGGCTCAGTATCGGCGCCGACTGGAAACGATCGCGACGGAACTCGACGCCGCCGACCGCAGCGGCGACACCGTCCGCGCCGAGAGCCTGCACCACGAACGCCGCCTGCTCCTCGACGAACTGCGCCGGGCGACCGGTCTCGGCGGCCGGAGCCGGTTCGCCTCACCCGAAGCCGAGCGGGCCCGGGTCAACGCCACCCGCACCCTGCGCTCGGTGCTCGACCGGATCGGCCGGGTCGCGCCGAAGGCCGGCGCCCACCTGGACGCGTCCGTCCGCACGGGGCAGCGCTGCCGCTACGAACCAGGGCCGGGCGGACCGTCCGGTTGGGACGTGTGAGCTGGGACGTGTGACCCCCGTACGGATTGTTCGCCGTGGATTTACGCCTCCTGGATGAAAGAGGGCACGACACCTACCAGGAGGGCCGAACCATGACCGAACTGTCCGCGAACACCTCCCGTCCCCCGGACGGAGCGGCGGCCCCGGACGCGGCCCCGGATCGGGCCCCGAACCGCGGCCCGGACTGGGGAGTCGGCCGGTACGAAGAGATCGCCCCGGACCTGGCCTCCGCGGCGGGCGTCGTGGTGGACACAGCGGCGATCCAGCCGTCGGAACGCGTGTTGGACCTCGGCTGCGGCACCGGCAACGCGACCCTGCTCGCGGCGGCCCACTCGCCGCACGTCATCGGGGTCGACCCGGCCGCCCGGCTGCGCGAGGTCGCCGAAGCCCGCGCCAAGGCCGCCGGCGACGGCACCACCCGCTTCCTCGCCGGCCGCGCCGAGGAACTGCCGCTCGGCGACGCGGACGTCGACGTCGCACTCTCGGTGTTCGCCCTCATCTTCGCCGCAGATCCCGAGTCCGCCGCGGCGGAGCTGTCGCGCGTGCTGGCCCCCCATGGACGCATCATTCTGAGCGCCTGGATCCCCAGCGGCACGATGTTCGAGTACGTCTCGCTTGTGCAACAGACGATCCGCCGCGCGATCGGGGCGCCGGCCGCACCGCCACCGTTCCGGTGGGAGGAACGCGGGGCGCTGACCGGGCTGCTCGCCCGGTATGGATTCAGTGTTCATGTCACCGAACACTCCCTGGCGTTCACGCACGAATCGCCCGAAGCCTTCCACGACAACCAGTCGCGGCACCATCCGCTCGCAGTGGCGGGGATGGCTGCTCTGGAACGGACCGGCCAGGCAGCGGACCTTCACCCACAGCTCCTGGAGATCCTGCGCGCGGGAAACGAGGACCCGGAGGCGTTCCGTATGACGAGCCGCTACATCGTGGCTGAGGCCCGTCGCTGAGGTCAGGGCCCTGGCCGCTGGGAGGGGGTTGGGGCAGGGAATTGAAACGAAACTCGGAACGATCAAAGTGACAGGGGTCGCGGAACCGCAAGAACCCATAGCTCACAGCGTTGCCGTGTGCCATCCAAACGCGGAACCCACAATTCGAGCACTGATCCTCATCGCCGCCACCCTGGCGCTAAAGCTCGGCACCACTCAACGCGAAAGCTGCGTCTTCCCAGGCTGATGCCATTCGCCAGATCAAGGACCAGAAGCTGTACAGCGCGTTCATCCCCGAGGTCGCAGGCTCTCAGGATCGGCTCGTGGTCGCCTCGGCTTCGGGCGCCTCACCGGCCACCGCGATCGAGAAGGTGGTGACTGCGACGGACGCAACGGAGCACCGCACGGTCGCCGTCGAAGACGTGGTGCCGATCGGGGCTTCCGACCAGAACGGCCTTAGCTCGTTCTATCCGGCGGCCGGCTGGTGACGGCGGTCGGGTACGGAAGGTGGAGCTGCTGCACAAACCCCGGCCGCGACGAACTTGGATTGCCCGCCGGGCCGACGCGTCGGCGTCAGGACCGAAGGGTGCGCAGGCCGGTGCGGATCTCGCTGACCAGGGTCTCGGGTTGTTCCAAGGCTGCGAAGTGGCCGCCCTTGTCGGTCTCGCCATAGTGGATCAGGTTGCTGTAGGTGGCTTCGATCCAGCTGCGGGGTACGCGGGGGATGTCCCTCGGGAAGACGGTCGCCGCTACCGGGAGGGTGAGCTTCGGGCCGGCGAAGGTGAGCGACTTGTTCTCCCAGTAGATGCGGGCGGATGAGGCCGCGCTGTTGGTGAACCAGTAGAGGGATATGGCGTCGAGCATGTCGTTGGTGCTGAGGGCGTCCTCGGGGAGGCCGTGGTTGTCGGTCTTGGACTGGAACTTCTCGTAGATCCAGGCTGCCTGGCCGGCGGGAGAGTCGGCCAGGGCGAATCCGACGGTCTCCGGCTTCGTGCCCTGAAGGTGGTTCGAGCCGCCGAGGTCGCCGGTGTAGAGGGCGAGGGTCTCTACGGCGTGGCGCTGCTCGGGCGACAGCGTGTCGGTGTCGGGTATCTGTGCGGGAAAGGCGTACTGGGTGTTCAGGTGAATTCCGAGAAGCCCTTCAGGCTCCGTGGCCGCGAGGGCGGTGGTCACGACGGCGCCCCAATCGCCGCCTTGCGCTGCCCATCTCGTGTAGCCGAGGCGCTTCATCAACTCCGCCCACGCGCTTGCGATGCGCGATACGTTCCACCCCGGCTCCGTGGGCTTCTGGGAGAACCCGAACCCGGGGAGCGACGGGATGACGACGTCGAAGGAATCGGCGGCGTCTCCCCCGAACGCGACCGGATCGGTCAGCGGGCCGATCAGCTTCAGGAACTCGGCGATCGAGCCCGGCCACCCATGCGTGAGAATCAGCGGCATCGCATCGGGGTTCTTGGACCTGACGTGGATGAAGTGGATGTCCAGCCCGTCGATCGTGGTCAGGAACTGGGGGAAGCGGTTGAGTTCGGACTCCAGGCGCCGCCAGTCGTAGCGGTGCTCCCAGTGGTCGACCAGAGATCTGGCGTTCTCTATGCGAACCCCTTGCGACCAGTCGCCCACGGTTTCCGGATCCGGCCAACGCGTTCTGGCCAGGCGCTGCTTGAGGTCGTCGATCTCCGCATCCGGGATGGAGACGGTGAACGGGCGGACGAGGGCCGAGGTCGGCGGCGTCGGTGTGGTCATTGTCTTCTTCTCTCCTGAGCTTCGGAGCACGGCGCAACTCTTCGTTGCACACCAGTGTGCAATCTACTTCGTTGCACACTGGTGTGCAACACTGGTGTCGTGCCCACCGAGTCCTCCCGCGCGCGCTCGATGATCGAGACCCGCGATCGCATCCTCGACGTCGCCCTCGATGTGCTGGGAGAGAACCCCGACGCCGGAATGGGCGACATCGCCTCCGCCGCCGGCGTCGTCCGCCGCACGGTCTACGGCTATTTCCCCTCGCGCCTGGACCTGATCCGGACCCTCACGGAACGTGCCGTCGCCGAAATGACGGCCGTGCTCACCGAGGTCGACTCCCCCGGCACGGCGGCGGACGCGGCGTGGGTCGAGTTCATCGCCCGCGTCTGGCCGGTGGCACACCGGTACCGAGTGCTGTTGGCGCTACGCCGTGGCGAGTACGGCGAGGCGATCCACGACTTGCTCGGCCCTGTTGATGAGCTTCTCGCAGACCTCGTGAAACGCGGCCAGGACGGCGACGTGTTCGCCCGGCATCTGCCGGCGGACATCTTGAGCCAGGTCGCCTACGGCGTCGTGTTCACCCTCGCGGACAACGACCTGGCGAACGGCACTCAGGGCGTCCGGGCAGCGACGATCACGAGCCTGCTGATGCTCGGCGTTCCCGAGAAGCGCGCGATCGCTCTGGCCGGCGACCAGCGCTGACCCGGCGGCATCGCGCCCGGTCAGAGCCCTGACCGCTCCCCCAGCCCCGGCAGCACCTTCTCCAGCGTGATCGGCAGGTCCCGAACGCGTACGCCGCAGGCGTGCCACACCGCGTTCGACACCGCGGCGGCCGTGCCGACGATGCCGATCTCGCCGATGCCCTTCGACCCCATCGCGTTGACGTGGGGGTCGTGCTCGGGGAGCCAGTGGGCTTCGATCTCCTCGACGTCGGCGTTGGCGGCGATGTGGTACCCGGCGAAGTCGTGGTTCACGACGTGGCCGGTCCGGGGGTCGAGGACGCTGTTCTCGTGCAGCGCCATGGACAGTCCCATCGTCATCCCGCCGATGAACTGCGACCGGGCCGTGCGCGGGTTGATGATCCGGCCCGCGGCGAACACACCCAGCAGGCGGCGCACCCGCACCTCTCCGGTGTCCACGTGGACGTGCGCCTCGGCGAACTGCGCCCCGAAGGCGTGCATCGCGTAGCGATCGTCGGCCGGCCCGACGCTGCCGGAGGCCTCGGCCCGGTCGGGCGGCTCGGTCCCGTACCTGTCGCGGAAGGCACGCGCGGCCTCGACGACGGCCGAGCCCCACGTCGTCATGCCCGACGATCCCCCGGCGACCGAGGCCATCGGGTAGGCGGTGTCGCCGATCCGCACATCCACCAAGTCCACCGGTACGCCGAGCGCGTCGGCGGCGATCTGCGGCAACGTGGTCCAGGTACCGGTGCCGAGGTCGGCCGCGCCGATCTCGGTGACGTAGCGGTCCCCTTCGCGCCGGATGACGGCCGTCGACTCGGACATGCGGTGGACCGGGTAAGTGGAGGCCGCGACGCCCGTGCCGACCAGCCAGTCACCATGGCGGCGCACGCCGGGCCGCGGGTCGCGCGCCGGCCAGCCGAACCGCTCCGCGCCCTGGCGCAGACAGCCGACGAGGCCGCGGCTGGAGAAAGGCTTGCCCGAGCCGGGCTCGACGTCGGGCTCGTTGCGGATCCGCAGCTCGACCGGGTCCATGCCGAGGCGCTCGGCCAGCTCGTCCATCGCCACCTCGGGCCCGAACATGCCGGGGCACTCGCCGGGGGCGCGCATCCAGGACGGCACCGGGACGTCGAGGGCGGCGAGCCGATGGGTGGTCTTCCGGTTCGGCGAGGCGTACATCATCCGAGCGGGCACGCCGGTCTGCTCGGCGAACTCCTTGATCCGTGACGTCTGTTCGACGACGTCGATCGCGACGGCGGTGAGCGTGCCGCCGCGGTCCGCGCCCAGCCGGCACCGCTGGATGGTCGGGGTGCGGTAGCCGGCCAGGGAGAACATCTGCTGACGGGTCAGGGCCAGCCGCACGGGCCGGCCGGGAACCGCGCGTGCCGCCAGGACGGCGAGCACCACGTTGACGTGCGGTTGCCCCTTGGACCCGAACCCGCCCCCGACATACGGGCAGACGACCCTGATCTGCTCCTCGCCGAGACCGAACACCTTCGCCACCGTGGTGCGCGTCGGATGCACGCCCTGCGTGGAGTCCCACAAAGTGAGGAACCCCTGGCCCGCCGGATCCCACAGGGCCGCCGTGGCGTGCGGCTCCATCGGGTTGTTGTGAGTCATCGCGGTCGTATATGTCTGCTCGACGGTCACCTCCGCGGCTGCCATGGCGGCATCGACGTCGCCCTCGGCGGTGTCGGTCGGATGGCCCGCGTTCACCTTGTCGGGCGCGTACAGGTCGTCGCGGTCGGCCCGCAGTTCGGCGTCGTGCGCCTCTTGCGCATAGTCGATGCGGACGAGGGCGGCGCCGTGCCGTGCCACCTCGGAACTCTCGGCGAGGACCACGGCGATGACCTGGCCCCTGAAGGCGACCTCCGCGTCCTGCAGCGCCGCCAGCTCCCTGTCCTCGGTGGAGGCGAGGCGCTCCGCGGTCCGCGGGGTGAGCACGGCGACCACGCCGTCGAGCGCTTCGGCGGCGGCGGTGTCCAGCTCGGTGACGCGCCCCCGGGCGATCGTGGCCTGTACGGGACACAGGTAGACGGCATTGCCCAGCGGGGTCTCGTAGGCGTAGGTGGCCGTGCCCAGGACCTTTGCGGGCCCGTCCCGGCGGGGCAGGTCCCGGCCGATGGCGTCCGGCTCGCTCAGGAACGTCATCGGGTGTCCTCTCGGGCCAGGTCGCGCAGAGTGGCGGTCAGGGTGCGGCGCAACAGCGGGACCTTGAACGCGTTGCCACCGTCCAACCCCTCGGCCGGCCGGGCGGCAGCGAGTTCCGCGTCCGCGGCGGCCCGGTAGCTGCCCTCCACGGCCGCCGAACCCCGCAGCACCTCTTCGGCCCGGTACGCGCGCCACGGCGCGTGCGCCACACCGCCGAACGCGATGCGCGCGTCCACCACCACGCCGTCCACCACATCGAGTGCCGCCGCCACGCTGACCAGGGCGAAAGCGTAGGAGGCGCGGTCGCGGACCTTGCGGTAGGCCGATCGGCGGGCGATGGGCTGGGCCGGGAGGTCGATCGCGGTGATCAGCTCACCGTGCTCCAGGACCGTGTCGCGCTCCGGGGTGTCGCCGGGCAGCCGGTGCAGGTCGACGAAGGCGATCGTGCGCTCGCCCCGCGGACCGAGCACCCGCACCCGCGCCTCCAGCGCGGCCATCGCCACGGCCATGTCGGACGGGTGGACCGCGATGCAGTGCTCCGACGCGCCGAGGATCGCGTGGTCGCGGGTCCACCCGCCGATCGCCGAGCAGCCGGAGCCCGGCTCCCGTTTGTTGCACGGCGTCGTGACGTCCTGGAAGTAGACGCAGCGAGTCCGTTGCAGCGGGTTGCCGCCGACCGTCGCCATGTTGCGCAACTGCGGCGAGGCGCCTGACAGCAGCGCCTGGGACAGCATGGGGAACCGCTCGCGCACCCGCGGGTCCGCGGCGAGTTCGCTGTTGCTGACGCCCGCGCCGATCCCGAGGGCGCCGTCGCCGATCTCCTCGATCGTGTTCGGCAGCGAACGGGTGACCCCGACGAGCAGCCCGGGTTCGACGACGCCCAGCTTGAGGTGGTCCACCAGGTTCGTACCCCCGCCGAGGAACACCGCGGCGGGGTCCTCGGCGACGCTGCGCACGGCGTCCGCGGCGTCGGTGGGGCTGAGGTAGTCGAACGGCTTCACCCGGCTGCCTCCGCACCGGAGGTCCTCTGGGCGGCGGCCCCCGCGGCCTGCTGAACGGCCGACACGATGTTGACGTAGGCCCCGCAGCGGCACAGGTTGCCGCTCATCCGCTCGGCGACCTCGGCACGGTCCAACCGCGGCGCCCCCGTACCGCCGGTGACGGCGCTCGGCCAGCCCTGCGCGAATTCGCCGAGCATCCCGACCGCGGAGACGACCTGTCCCGGGGTGCAGTAGCCGCACTGGAACGCGTCGCAGTCGATGAAGGCCCGTTGCACCGGATGCAGGCCGTCGCCGGGCTGCGCGTCGGCGGGCTGCGCGTCGTCGCCGGCCACCTCGGAGCCGAGTCCCTCGGCGGTGACGACCTCGGCCCCGTCCTGGGTGACCGCGAGCACCAGGCAACTCAGCACGCGCCGCCCGCCGGACAGCACCGTGCACGCGCCACACTGCCCGTGGTCGCAGCCCTTCTTAGGGCTCGTCACCCCCAGCCGCTCACGCAGGACATCGAGCAGCGTCGTGCGCGTGTCGACGGTCAGCCGACGCGGGACCCCGTCAACCCGGACCGTGATCTCGGTATCCATACGGCGGGGTTACCCCTGCCGGAATGGATCACACGATGCGGCGCGGCGACTCACACGGGCGGCGGCACGGCCCGGCCCGATCCGGCCCGATCCGCCCAGGGGGTCGTTTGAACGGCACGCTCAGGGGCATGCGGGCGCAGCTCTCTGACTCGACGTGTTGGCCCGCTTCCCCGATGAGAAGGACGCTGTATGTCGCCGGTGGCGTGTACCGATCCGACGGATCTCCTCGTGATCTTCGGTATAACCGGGGATCTGGCTCACAAGATGACGTTCCGTGCGCTGTATCGGCTGGAGCGCAGAAGCCTGCTGGACTGCCCCATCATCGGGGTGGCCGCCGACGACCTGTCCACGGCGCAGTTGGTGGACCTGGCCCGTACGGCCATCGCCGAGGGCGGTGAGGCCATCGACGAATCCGTCTTCGCACGCTTCGCCGAGCGGCTGAGCTACCTGCACGGGGATGTCAACGACGCCGCGTTGTACAAGCGCCTCGCCAAGCAGATCGGCCAGATCGGCCGGGGACGCCGTCCGCTGTTCTATCTGGAGATGCCGCCCGCGCTGTTCGGGCCGATCGTGGAGCGCCTCGACGAAGCCGGTCTCCTGACGGATGCCGCGGTCGCGGTGGAGAAGCCGTTCGGGCACGATCTGGCCTCCGCGCGGGACCTCAACGCACGTCTGCGCAAGGTCCTGCGCGAAGACCAGTTGCTGCGCGTCGACCACTTCCTGGGCAAGGAACCAGTCATCGAGCTGGAGTATCTGCGGTTTGCGAACTTGGCGCTGGCCAGGATCTGGGACCGGGACTCCGTCGCGGCGGTGCAGATCACCATGGCCGAGGACTTCGGGGTGCAGGACCGCGGGGCGTTCTATGATCCGGTCGGCGCGCTGCGCGATGTCGTGCAGAACCATCTGCTGCAGGTACTGGCCCTGGTCACGATGGAGCCGCCGTCGGGCCCGGACCCCCGAGCCGTACGAGCGGCTCCTGCACGCCGCCATGGCCGCCGACCACCAGCTGTTCGCGCGGGAGGACAGCGTGGAGGAGACCTGGCGCATCGTCCAGCCGCTGCTCGACGAGCCGCCGGAGATCCACCGCTACGAACGCGGATCGTGGGGACCGGCCGCGGCGGCCCGGCTGACGCGGGGGCATCCGCGCTGGCAGAAGCCTTTCGCCGTCGGGAAACAGTGACGGTGCCGCAGCGGACTCCAACCACGCAACGAGGGAGACACGACGTGCAGCTGGGAATGATCGGCCTCGGACGCATGGGAGCGGACATCGTCCGCCGGCTGATGCGCGAGGGACACGAATGCGTCGTCTACGACCGCGATCCCGCGGCCGTCGACAAACTCCAGGCCGAGGGCGCCACCGGCGTCGGCTCGCTGGACGATCTGGCGGCCCGGATGAGGGCGCCGCGGGCGATCTGGGTGATGGTCCCCGCCGGCGAACCGACCACCGGCGTCATCGACAAGCTGGCAGGAATACTGGACGCTGACGACGTCGTTATCGATGGAGGCAACACCTACTACCGCGACGACCTCGAACACGCCCGAACCCTGGCGCAGCACGGAATCCGGCTGCTGGACTGTGGAACGAGCGGCGGGATCTTCGGGCGCGAGCGCGGCTACTGCCTGATGATCGGCGGCGAAGCCGAAGCCGTCACCCGCCTGACCCCGATCTTCGCCGCCCTGGCGCCCGGCGTGGAAGGCGCGCCCCGCACACCCGGACGCTCGACGGAACCCGTCGCTCCCGAGGAGCAGGGCTTCCTGCACTGCGGACCCTCCGGTTCGGGCCACTTCGTCAAAATGGTCCACAACGGCATCGAGTACGGCATGATGGCCTCCCTGGCCGAGGGCCTGAACATCCTGCGCAACGCCGACATCGGCACCCGCGCTCAGACCGGCGACGCGGAGACCGCCCCGCCGGCCGATCCCGAGTTCTACCGCTATGACATCGACGTCGCCGCGGTGACCGAGGTCTGGCGCCGCGGCAGCGTGATCAGCTCCTGGCTCATGGACCTGACCGCCGCCGCCCTGCACGAATCCCCGGACCTGGCCGGATTCCGCGGCGCCGTGTCCGACTCCGGCGAAGGACGCTGGACGTCCATCGCCGCCATCGACGAAGGCGTGCCCGCCCCCGTACTCACCGCCGCGCTGTACTCGCGATTCGCCTCGCGCCGCCTGGACGACTTCGCGGACAGGGCGCTGTCCGCGATGCGCAAGCAGTTCGGCGGTCACGATGAGAAGAAGGAATAGGGATACGACTCCTGACAGCCCTCGAGGACCGTGCCAAGGCGTTTCCATCGCCGGGCGCGGGCGGCGAGGCCGGCCGGGCCGTGTGTGACGTGAGATGACACCGGCTCCGCCGCATAAGGCCCGCAGTGCTAGAGTCGTCCTGGTCGCATTTGCGGTTCCCATGATCTCGGGTGCGCCTGACCGCTGTAGCAGACAGGCCCATCTTCGTTTACCCAGTGCTGTTTTCCGTACAGCCACCTGCTGGTCGTCATCGCAGAAACCGCATCCGCCGTAGGCGGTAGACCCGCGCCAGGCGAACCGATTCCACGGTTCGCACCCACGTTTCACCGGCTCGTTCGTGTCGGCTCCCCGCGGTCCCACCGCGGCGCGGGGCCTTCCTCGATACGTGCCCTTTGAGGAAGGTCCTTGCATGACTCGTTCCAACCGCTCGTCCGCGCGCGATTCAGCCGGGCAGGATGGCTCCGGCTCGCACCGGTCCGGATCTGGACGCCGCTTCCGCGGCGACAGCCGCGCCGCTGCTCCGGCCGGCCGCAAAGCCTCGCCGAAGACCTCACCCGTGACGGGCGAGTTCGCGTTGCCGGCCGGCACCACGCCCGCGCTGCCCGCCGTCAGCGCGTTCAGCGAGCTCGACCTGCCGCCGGCCCTGCTGACGGCCTTGACCAAGCAGGGTCTGACGACTCCGTTCCCGATCCAGGCCAGCACCCTTCCGAACTCGCTGGCCGGGCGCGACGTGCTGGGCCGCGGCCGCACCGGTTCGGGGAAGACCATCGCGTTCGGCCTGGCCGTCCTGGCCCGCACCGCCGGGCGCCGGGCCGAGCCCCGGCGGCCGCTGGCCCTGATCCTGGTCCCCACCCGGGAACTGGCGCAGCAGGTCACCGACGCGCTCACCCCCTACGCCGCCGCGGTCCGGCTCCGGATGGCGGCCGTCGTCGGCGGCATGTCCATCGGCCGCCAGGCCCACGCCCTGCGGGGCGGCGCCGAGATCGTCGTGGCCACCCCGGGGCGGCTGAAGGACCTCATCGAGCGCGGGGACTGCCACCTGGACCAGGTCGGCGTCACCGTCCTGGACGAGGCCGACCAGATGGCCGACATGGGCTTCCTGCCCCAGGTCACCGAACTGCTCGAACAGGTGGCTCCGGACGGGCAGACCATGCTGTTCTCCGCGACCCTGGACCGCAACGTCGACCGCCTCGTCCGCCGCTTCCTCACCGACCCGACCACGCACTCCGTGGACCCGGCGGCCGCCACGGTCAGCACCATGGAGCACCATCTGCTCCACGTACAGGCCGACGACAAGAACGCGACCGTCGCGCACATCGCCGCCCGTGACGGCGGCGT
Coding sequences within it:
- a CDS encoding DEAD/DEAH box helicase, whose product is MTRSNRSSARDSAGQDGSGSHRSGSGRRFRGDSRAAAPAGRKASPKTSPVTGEFALPAGTTPALPAVSAFSELDLPPALLTALTKQGLTTPFPIQASTLPNSLAGRDVLGRGRTGSGKTIAFGLAVLARTAGRRAEPRRPLALILVPTRELAQQVTDALTPYAAAVRLRMAAVVGGMSIGRQAHALRGGAEIVVATPGRLKDLIERGDCHLDQVGVTVLDEADQMADMGFLPQVTELLEQVAPDGQTMLFSATLDRNVDRLVRRFLTDPTTHSVDPAAATVSTMEHHLLHVQADDKNATVAHIAARDGGVIMFTDTRHGADRLVRNLLASGVKAAALHGGKSQPQRTRTLEQFRNGQVTALIATNVAARGIHIEGLDLVVNVDPPNDHKDYLHRGGRTARAGESGTVVTLVLPTQRREMTRMMAAAGIRPSTANVHSGDAELAGITGARVPTGVPVTIPDPVVERPRHTGTGGGSGAGRRRRGRSGHPNAHPSRTTQAGPRSRRNGAAA
- a CDS encoding (2Fe-2S)-binding protein; translation: MDTEITVRVDGVPRRLTVDTRTTLLDVLRERLGVTSPKKGCDHGQCGACTVLSGGRRVLSCLVLAVTQDGAEVVTAEGLGSEVAGDDAQPADAQPGDGLHPVQRAFIDCDAFQCGYCTPGQVVSAVGMLGEFAQGWPSAVTGGTGAPRLDRAEVAERMSGNLCRCGAYVNIVSAVQQAAGAAAQRTSGAEAAG
- the gnd gene encoding phosphogluconate dehydrogenase (NAD(+)-dependent, decarboxylating) codes for the protein MPQRTPTTQRGRHDVQLGMIGLGRMGADIVRRLMREGHECVVYDRDPAAVDKLQAEGATGVGSLDDLAARMRAPRAIWVMVPAGEPTTGVIDKLAGILDADDVVIDGGNTYYRDDLEHARTLAQHGIRLLDCGTSGGIFGRERGYCLMIGGEAEAVTRLTPIFAALAPGVEGAPRTPGRSTEPVAPEEQGFLHCGPSGSGHFVKMVHNGIEYGMMASLAEGLNILRNADIGTRAQTGDAETAPPADPEFYRYDIDVAAVTEVWRRGSVISSWLMDLTAAALHESPDLAGFRGAVSDSGEGRWTSIAAIDEGVPAPVLTAALYSRFASRRLDDFADRALSAMRKQFGGHDEKKE
- a CDS encoding xanthine dehydrogenase family protein subunit M; amino-acid sequence: MKPFDYLSPTDAADAVRSVAEDPAAVFLGGGTNLVDHLKLGVVEPGLLVGVTRSLPNTIEEIGDGALGIGAGVSNSELAADPRVRERFPMLSQALLSGASPQLRNMATVGGNPLQRTRCVYFQDVTTPCNKREPGSGCSAIGGWTRDHAILGASEHCIAVHPSDMAVAMAALEARVRVLGPRGERTIAFVDLHRLPGDTPERDTVLEHGELITAIDLPAQPIARRSAYRKVRDRASYAFALVSVAAALDVVDGVVVDARIAFGGVAHAPWRAYRAEEVLRGSAAVEGSYRAAADAELAAARPAEGLDGGNAFKVPLLRRTLTATLRDLAREDTR